Proteins found in one Plectropomus leopardus isolate mb chromosome 9, YSFRI_Pleo_2.0, whole genome shotgun sequence genomic segment:
- the mmp17b gene encoding matrix metalloproteinase-17b encodes MQKYATKMKMWIVFLCLSNGWLQTAFTADITPTPSIAPATPTEDEGTQLVDWLIKYGYLPPSDPSTGQLQAWTAVTNAVKSMQRFAGLKDTGVVDEETMALMNSPRCSLPDQDIHSKSLANQKGSNMRRRRRAISMWTRRNINWRLHSYPSSSNLSRETIRSLVFYALRVWADPTPLEFHEVGSPEAADLQVDFLHGYHGDGYPFDGAGGAVGHAFFPSDPARAGGVHLDAEEEWAFRQPASEGTDLFTVLVHEFGHALGLTHSSSRHSVMRPYYQGPAGDPLQYRLGPQDLEHITQLYGKKNQLLATDAPRLAPEPQLHHRGHHHHHTYGPSIDRCNTSFDAVARIRGETFFFKGLTMWRVNGGGLVSSRGASVRRLWRGLPPDLPRLHAVLERQSDHAIIFISGSQFWLFRDLSLQEGYPQPLSALRMGVNLAGVDDEEEEDVTAGKWGLVWDPEEGPVWGNIGGNEEGQQEDNWTQLLREGVSGITTDSDGAVYLFKGNSYWKFTFPGSSVQDGYPRSSTADWLNCPDSSSSSGVDERSLSLSPPAERQELRERWGEEKEKEEERGRKRDHGRDRHGHIHKDIVQDRGSHIWTQCTCQNGALGGRTASVIAVLLLMTWTLMII; translated from the exons atgcaaaaatatgcaaCCAAGATGAAGATGTGGATTGTTTTTCTGTGCCTGAGCAATGGATGGTTGCAAACAGCATTTACTGCTGATATAACTCCCACGCCCTCAATCGCACCAGCAACACCTACTGAGGATGAAGGAACCCAACTAGTG GACTGGTTGATTAAGTATGGCTACCTCCCACCCTCAGACCCTTCCACTGGTCAGCTTCAGGCCTGGACAGCTGTCACTAATGCTGTCAAGTCCATGCAGAGGTTTGCAGGCCTCAAAGATACTGGAGTTGTTG ATGAAGAGACAATGGCATTGATGAACAGTCCACGCTGCTCTCTACCTGACCAAGACATCCACTCCAAGTCACTGGCCAATCAAAAGGGGAGCAAcatgaggagaaggagaagggcTATCTCCATGTGGACACGCAGGAACATTAACTGGAG GTTGCATTCAtacccctcctcctccaatCTGTCCCGAGAAACAATTCGCTCGCTGGTGTTTTATGCTTTAAGAGTGTGGGCGGATCCAACACCGCTGGAGTTTCATGAG GTGGGCAGCCCAGAGGCAGCTGACCTACAGGTGGACTTCCTCCATGGTTACCATGGTGATGGCTATCCCTTTGATGGGGCAGGGGGTGCAGTTGGCCATGCTTTCTTCCCATCAGATCCTGCACGGGCAGGAGGAGTACATTTGGATGCAGAGGAGGAGTGGGCTTTCAGACAGCCAG CCTCTGAGGGCACTGACTTGTTCACAGTGCTGGTCCATGAGTTTGGTCATGCACTGGGCCTCACTCACTCCTCGTCTCGTCACTCAGTGATGAGGCCGTACTACCAGGGACCTGCAGGAGACCCACTGCAGTACCGCCTGGGGCCTCAAGATCTGGAGCACATCACCCAGCTCTATG gTAAAAAGAATCAGCTGCTGGCCACTGACGCTCCTCGCCTTGCTCCAGAGCCTCAGCTGCACCACAGaggacaccaccatcatcacacATATGG CCCCTCCATAGATCGCTGCAACACCAGTTTTGATGCCGTGGCAAGGATCCGCGGAGAGACTTTCTTCTTCAAAG GTCTTACGATGTGGCGAGTTAATGGTGGGGGCTTGGTGTCGAGTCGTGGGGCTTCAGTCAGAAGGCTGTGGAGGGGTCTGCCTCCTGACCTGCCTCGGCTTCACGCTGTGCTCGAGAGACAGTCTGATCACGCCATCATCTTTATCAGTG GTTCCCAGTTCTGGCTGTTCAGAGATCTGTCCCTGCAGGAAGGCTACCCTCAGCCCCTGTCTGCCCTCAGAATGGGGGTGAACTTAGCTGGagtggatgatgaggaggaggaggatgtaaCAGCAGGGAAGTGGGGCCTGGTGTGGGACCCAGAGGAGGGCCCCGTGTGGGGGAACATAGGAGGCAACGAGGAAGGGCAGCAAGAAGACAACTGGACTCAGCTGCTCAGAGAGGGTGTCAGTGGCATCACCACAGACAGTGATG GCGCTGTCTATCTCTTCAAAGGAAACTCTTACTGGAAGTTCACATTTCCAGGCTCCTCGGTGCAGGACGGATACCCACGATCCTCTACTGCTGACTGGTTGAACTGTCCCgactcctcatcctcctctggGGTGGACGAGCGTTCcttgtctctgtctccacctgCAGAAAGACAGGAGCTAAGGGAGAGGTGgggggaagagaaagagaaggaggaggaaagaggaagaaagagggaCCATGGAAGGGACAGACATGGACATATACATAAAGACATAGTACAAGACAGAGGCTCACACATCTGGACACAGTGCACTTGCCAAAATGGAGCACTTGGTGGCAGGACAGCGTCTGTTATTGCTGTCTTGTTGCTGATGACATGgacactgatgattatttaa